One window of the Chryseobacterium sp. CY350 genome contains the following:
- the gap gene encoding type I glyceraldehyde-3-phosphate dehydrogenase, giving the protein MSTIKVGINGFGRIGRLVFRAMTERDNIEVVGINDLINAEYMAYMLKYDSVHGIFPGEVSVEGNDLVVNGKKIRVTAERDPNNLKWNEVGADYIVESTGLFLDKESAAAHINAGAKKVILSAPSKDDTPMFVMGVNHKELTDDIKILSNASCTTNCLAPLAKVIHDNFGIVEGLMTTVHATTATQKTVDGPSMKDWRGGRAALNNIIPSSTGAAKAVGKVIPALNGKLTGMSFRVPTVDVSVVDLTVRIEKGASYEEICAVIKAASEGELKGILGYTEDAVVSQDFIGDKRTSIFDKDAGIMLSPNFVKLVSWYDNEMGYSNKLVDMLIHASSLTK; this is encoded by the coding sequence ATGTCAACAATTAAAGTAGGTATTAACGGGTTTGGTAGAATCGGTCGTCTCGTTTTCAGAGCAATGACTGAAAGAGACAACATCGAAGTCGTTGGTATCAATGACCTTATCAATGCAGAATACATGGCTTACATGTTAAAATATGATTCTGTACACGGTATTTTCCCGGGAGAAGTTTCTGTAGAAGGAAATGATCTTGTGGTAAATGGTAAAAAAATCAGAGTTACTGCAGAAAGAGATCCAAACAACCTGAAATGGAATGAGGTAGGTGCAGATTATATTGTAGAATCTACAGGTTTATTTTTAGATAAAGAAAGTGCTGCTGCTCACATCAACGCTGGTGCAAAAAAAGTAATTCTTTCTGCTCCTTCTAAAGATGATACTCCAATGTTTGTAATGGGTGTAAACCATAAAGAATTGACTGACGATATCAAAATCTTGTCAAATGCTTCTTGTACTACAAACTGTTTAGCTCCTTTGGCTAAAGTAATTCACGATAACTTCGGTATTGTGGAAGGTTTGATGACAACTGTACACGCTACAACAGCAACTCAAAAAACGGTTGACGGTCCTTCAATGAAAGACTGGAGAGGTGGTAGAGCTGCTTTAAATAACATCATTCCTTCTTCTACTGGTGCTGCAAAAGCAGTAGGAAAAGTAATTCCTGCCTTGAACGGAAAATTGACTGGTATGTCTTTCAGAGTACCAACAGTTGACGTTTCTGTAGTAGATTTAACGGTAAGAATTGAAAAAGGTGCTTCTTACGAAGAAATCTGTGCTGTAATCAAAGCTGCTTCTGAAGGTGAATTGAAAGGTATTCTTGGATACACTGAAGACGCTGTGGTTTCTCAGGATTTCATCGGAGATAAGAGAACTTCAATTTTTGATAAAGATGCAGGTATTATGCTTTCTCCAAACTTTGTGAAGCTTGTTTCTTGGTATGATAACGAAATGGGTTATTCTAACAAATTGGTTGATATGCTGATCCACGCTTCTTCTCTTACAAAATAA
- the pfkA gene encoding 6-phosphofructokinase yields the protein MKESAVKKIAVLTSGGDSPGMNAALRAVVRTANYYNIECYGVREGYNGLINDDFLKMGPRSVKNIINQGGTILKSARSKEFRTKEGRQKAYDNCVKYGIDGLVCIGGDGTFTGAKIFNEEFGIRVIGVPGTIDNDIFGTDNTIGFDTALNTAMDAIDKIRDTATSHNRVFFVEVMGRDAGFIALNSGLATGALDILIPEKKDSMDELFANFRNAEKTGKASSIVVVAEGEKLANIYELAEQTKVEFPDYDIRVAILGHIQRGGSPSCADRVLASRLGFGAVTGLMVGENNVMAGMRSNEIVYTPIEDAIKKHNEINKDLLLISEILAI from the coding sequence ATGAAAGAAAGTGCTGTAAAAAAAATTGCAGTTCTTACGTCGGGAGGTGACTCTCCGGGGATGAACGCAGCATTAAGAGCGGTTGTAAGAACTGCCAATTATTACAATATCGAGTGTTACGGAGTGAGAGAAGGCTATAATGGTCTTATCAATGATGATTTCCTGAAAATGGGACCTCGTTCTGTAAAAAATATAATCAACCAGGGTGGAACTATTCTAAAATCTGCCAGATCCAAAGAATTCAGAACCAAAGAAGGTCGTCAGAAAGCTTATGACAATTGCGTAAAATACGGAATTGACGGTTTGGTATGTATCGGAGGAGACGGAACGTTCACAGGAGCAAAAATTTTCAACGAAGAATTTGGAATCCGAGTAATTGGTGTTCCGGGAACGATTGATAACGATATTTTCGGTACAGATAATACCATCGGCTTCGATACTGCTTTGAATACCGCGATGGATGCCATTGATAAAATTCGTGATACGGCGACTTCTCACAACAGAGTTTTCTTTGTTGAAGTGATGGGCCGTGATGCAGGTTTTATTGCTTTGAACAGCGGTTTGGCAACTGGTGCTTTGGATATTTTGATTCCTGAGAAAAAAGACAGTATGGATGAGCTTTTTGCTAATTTCAGAAATGCTGAAAAAACTGGTAAAGCTTCAAGTATTGTAGTTGTTGCAGAAGGAGAGAAGCTTGCCAATATTTACGAACTGGCTGAGCAAACTAAAGTTGAGTTTCCTGATTATGATATCAGAGTAGCGATTTTAGGGCATATTCAGAGAGGCGGCTCGCCGAGTTGTGCAGACAGAGTTTTAGCAAGCAGACTGGGCTTTGGCGCTGTAACAGGCTTAATGGTAGGAGAGAACAATGTGATGGCAGGAATGAGATCCAACGAAATTGTTTACACACCAATTGAAGACGCCATCAAGAAACATAACGAAATCAATAAAGATCTTCTGTTGATTTCAGAAATTTTAGCAATCTAA
- a CDS encoding DUF423 domain-containing protein — MKTITLIFGATYGMLSVILGAFGAHALKKILSVERLESFETGVRYQMYAAFFLLIAGYILKFDTSSQKWISILMIVGTMLFSFSMYGLSLQDYLGANLKFLGPITPLGGLFMILSWLLLIFYFVKNKI, encoded by the coding sequence ATGAAAACAATTACTTTAATCTTCGGTGCCACTTACGGAATGTTATCCGTTATATTGGGAGCTTTCGGAGCACACGCTTTGAAGAAAATATTATCTGTAGAAAGACTTGAAAGCTTTGAAACCGGAGTAAGATATCAAATGTATGCTGCATTCTTTTTACTGATTGCAGGCTACATTTTAAAATTTGACACTTCATCTCAAAAATGGATTTCCATTTTGATGATTGTAGGAACGATGTTGTTCTCTTTTAGTATGTATGGTTTGAGTTTACAGGACTATTTGGGTGCAAACCTGAAGTTTTTGGGCCCGATTACTCCGCTTGGTGGATTGTTTATGATCTTGAGTTGGCTGTTGCTGATTTTTTATTTTGTGAAGAATAAAATCTAA
- a CDS encoding hydroxymethylglutaryl-CoA reductase, degradative: protein MNHQPVEGFSKLTKQRKIDWLVNEYLEGNADFQNILKQYWNDDADLQKLHDEFSENTISNFYMPYGIAPNFLIDGKLFALPMAVEESSVVAAASKAAKFWIDKGGFKTTIINTEKLGHTHFIFDIESHKLQHFFNFKLKKKLFEATESITANMQNRGGGILEIKLIDKTAEMPNYYQLKASFDTVDSMGANFINSCLEQFGKTLKEEIALEKDFTQEEKDSLQVVMNILSNFTPDCIVRAEVSCKIEDLKDDSGISNEEFARKFKQAVTIAEIEPFRATTHNKGIMNGVDAVVIATGNDFRATEACAHAYAAKDGKYSSLTHCTIDNGIFRFWIDLPISVGVVGGLTNLHPLVKFSLALLGKPSAQELMSILAVSGLAQNFGALRSLVTTGIQKGHMKMHLFNILNQMGATEEEKQHFVTYFKDKTVSHHEVINELNRLRRQ, encoded by the coding sequence ATGAATCATCAACCGGTAGAAGGTTTTTCTAAATTGACAAAACAGAGAAAAATTGATTGGCTCGTTAATGAATATCTTGAAGGAAATGCAGATTTTCAAAATATACTCAAGCAATATTGGAATGACGATGCAGATCTTCAGAAACTTCATGACGAATTTTCAGAAAATACAATTTCTAATTTCTATATGCCTTACGGAATCGCTCCGAATTTCTTAATCGATGGAAAGCTGTTTGCTCTTCCGATGGCAGTTGAGGAAAGCTCAGTTGTGGCAGCTGCTTCAAAGGCGGCAAAATTCTGGATCGACAAAGGAGGTTTTAAAACAACCATTATTAATACCGAAAAACTTGGGCATACCCATTTTATTTTCGATATTGAATCTCACAAACTTCAGCATTTTTTTAATTTTAAATTAAAGAAAAAACTATTTGAAGCCACAGAAAGCATCACGGCAAACATGCAAAATCGTGGTGGTGGAATTCTAGAAATTAAATTAATTGATAAGACAGCAGAAATGCCGAATTATTATCAACTGAAAGCAAGTTTTGATACTGTAGATTCTATGGGAGCAAACTTTATCAACTCTTGTCTTGAGCAATTTGGGAAAACTTTAAAAGAAGAAATAGCTCTAGAAAAAGACTTTACGCAGGAGGAAAAAGATTCTTTGCAGGTTGTGATGAATATTCTTTCTAATTTTACTCCGGATTGTATCGTGAGAGCGGAAGTTTCCTGTAAAATTGAAGATTTAAAAGACGACAGCGGAATTTCAAACGAAGAATTTGCAAGAAAATTCAAACAGGCAGTAACGATTGCAGAAATTGAACCTTTCCGTGCAACGACTCACAATAAAGGAATTATGAACGGAGTGGATGCTGTTGTAATTGCAACCGGAAACGATTTCCGTGCGACTGAAGCTTGTGCGCACGCGTACGCAGCAAAAGATGGAAAATATTCTTCATTGACGCATTGCACAATTGATAACGGAATTTTTAGATTCTGGATCGATCTTCCGATTTCTGTGGGCGTTGTAGGAGGCTTAACAAATCTTCATCCTTTAGTTAAATTTTCTTTAGCATTACTTGGAAAACCTTCTGCTCAAGAATTAATGAGTATTTTGGCAGTTTCCGGCTTGGCTCAGAATTTCGGAGCGCTGAGATCTTTGGTCACTACAGGAATTCAGAAAGGTCACATGAAAATGCATTTGTTTAATATTTTGAACCAAATGGGTGCGACGGAAGAAGAAAAACAGCATTTTGTGACTTATTTCAAAGATAAGACAGTAAGTCATCATGAGGTAATTAATGAATTGAACAGGTTGAGAAGACAATAA
- a CDS encoding putative DNA modification/repair radical SAM protein has protein sequence MNFDRLKEKLEILADAAKYDVSCSSSGGSRKNKKGALGDSSASGICHTYTEDGRCVSLLKVLLTNHCIYDCAYCVSRSSNDIKRAAFTVEEVVDLTINFYRRNYIEGLFLSSGIFKNADTTMERLVRVAKKLRLEENFNGYIHLKSIPGASDLLMQEAALYADRLSINIEIPTESGLKLLAPEKNREDMLNPMKYIQSGITQYKEEKKIFRKVPKFAPAGQSTQMIVGATNENDLQIIKVADHFYKNYNLKRVYYSGYVPVLEDNRLPALTTAVPMLRENRLYQSDWLMRFYGFKADEILDPLMPFLDLEVDPKLSWALRHLDQFPINLQSADYQMILRIPGIGVKTAKKIVSARRFQVLTIDHLKKLGAAVNRAKYFIDFNAGNIFLRHLTDLNLKKLLIGGSTSKFQDQFSQQLTLF, from the coding sequence ATGAATTTTGACCGTCTGAAAGAAAAGTTAGAAATTCTTGCTGATGCTGCGAAATATGACGTGTCATGTTCATCCAGCGGAGGTTCGAGGAAGAATAAAAAAGGTGCTTTGGGTGACAGTTCTGCAAGCGGAATTTGCCATACCTACACCGAAGATGGCCGATGTGTTTCTTTATTAAAAGTTCTTTTGACAAATCATTGTATTTACGATTGTGCTTACTGTGTTTCCCGTAGTTCAAATGATATTAAAAGAGCTGCATTTACGGTAGAAGAAGTGGTTGATTTAACGATTAATTTTTATCGTAGAAATTATATTGAAGGTTTGTTTTTGAGTTCGGGAATTTTTAAAAATGCCGACACCACGATGGAACGTTTGGTGCGGGTGGCGAAAAAACTTAGGCTTGAAGAAAACTTTAATGGGTATATTCATTTAAAATCGATTCCCGGAGCGAGTGATCTACTGATGCAGGAAGCTGCGCTGTATGCGGATCGATTGTCGATTAATATCGAAATTCCGACAGAAAGCGGTTTGAAGTTGTTAGCTCCAGAGAAAAACCGTGAAGATATGCTCAATCCTATGAAGTATATTCAGAGCGGAATTACTCAATATAAGGAAGAAAAGAAGATTTTCAGAAAAGTTCCGAAGTTTGCTCCGGCTGGTCAATCTACGCAGATGATTGTGGGTGCAACCAATGAAAATGATTTACAAATCATCAAAGTTGCAGATCATTTTTATAAAAATTATAATCTAAAGAGAGTTTATTATTCGGGTTATGTTCCGGTTTTGGAAGATAACAGATTGCCTGCTTTGACGACAGCTGTTCCAATGTTGAGAGAAAACAGATTGTATCAGTCGGATTGGCTGATGCGTTTTTATGGTTTTAAAGCTGATGAAATTTTAGATCCGCTCATGCCGTTTTTGGATTTGGAGGTTGATCCGAAATTAAGTTGGGCATTGCGACATCTTGATCAATTTCCGATTAATTTGCAAAGTGCAGATTATCAAATGATTCTCAGAATCCCAGGAATTGGAGTGAAAACTGCAAAGAAAATTGTTTCCGCGAGACGTTTTCAGGTTTTAACGATCGACCATTTAAAGAAATTGGGCGCAGCAGTAAACCGAGCAAAATATTTTATAGATTTTAATGCTGGAAATATTTTTCTAAGACATTTAACAGATTTAAATTTGAAAAAGCTTTTAATTGGCGGAAGTACTTCTAAATTTCAGGATCAGTTTTCGCAGCAGCTGACACTTTTCTAA
- a CDS encoding peroxiredoxin encodes MSIRLGDTAPNFKADSTVGNIDFYEYLGDSWGILFSHPADYTPVCTTELGYTSKLKADFEQRNTKVIALSVDGVEDHKNWIKDINETQNTDVQFPIIADKDRKVSELYDFIHPNASLTATVRSLLIIDPDKKVRLIITYPASTGRNFNEVLRVLDSLQLVDSHKIATPANWNDGDDVIVPPSITTEDAKNIFPKGVNEIKPYLRYTPQPIK; translated from the coding sequence ATGTCGATAAGATTAGGAGATACCGCGCCCAATTTTAAAGCAGATTCTACTGTGGGAAATATAGATTTCTACGAATATTTGGGAGATTCGTGGGGTATTTTATTCTCACATCCTGCAGATTATACTCCGGTGTGCACGACAGAGTTGGGCTACACTTCAAAACTGAAAGCAGATTTTGAACAGAGAAATACTAAAGTTATCGCATTAAGTGTAGATGGAGTAGAAGATCACAAAAACTGGATCAAAGATATCAACGAAACTCAAAATACAGATGTGCAGTTTCCGATCATTGCAGATAAGGATAGAAAGGTTTCTGAATTGTATGATTTTATTCATCCAAATGCTTCTCTTACAGCAACTGTACGCTCTTTGTTAATTATAGATCCTGATAAGAAAGTAAGATTAATCATTACTTATCCTGCGTCTACCGGCAGAAACTTCAACGAAGTTCTAAGAGTTTTAGATTCTTTACAGTTGGTTGATTCGCATAAAATTGCTACTCCGGCAAACTGGAATGACGGTGATGATGTGATCGTTCCGCCTTCTATAACGACTGAAGATGCTAAAAATATTTTTCCCAAAGGCGTCAACGAGATAAAACCCTATCTGCGATATACTCCACAACCCATTAAGTAG
- a CDS encoding TIGR03915 family putative DNA repair protein, which translates to MTTILYDGSFDGLFTAIFEVFEYKYKEVEIFSRERFHQENIFAEIHEVITQEAKSERVLNKLEENVGKTGIHELVKVFLSEEPDLEQIILSAVRQSVQYPKENILQNYADQDILRIAKISKSVSRERHRMTAFVRFEKMQDEVFFAKIDPDFNVLPLIRTHFKNRYQDQKWMIYDLRRNYGLLYDLETCDFFYPEEKIDLNKYQQKFHDEEKNYQTLWQRYFFKTNIVERKNLKLHIQHVPKRYWKYLIEKN; encoded by the coding sequence ATGACGACCATACTCTACGACGGAAGTTTCGATGGACTTTTCACCGCAATATTCGAAGTTTTCGAGTATAAGTATAAAGAGGTAGAAATTTTTTCAAGAGAAAGATTTCATCAGGAAAATATCTTTGCAGAAATTCATGAAGTGATCACGCAGGAAGCAAAATCTGAAAGAGTTTTAAATAAATTAGAAGAAAATGTAGGGAAGACGGGCATTCATGAGCTGGTGAAAGTCTTTTTGTCAGAGGAGCCAGATTTAGAACAAATTATTCTGTCTGCAGTGAGGCAATCGGTGCAATATCCGAAAGAAAATATTCTCCAGAATTATGCAGATCAGGATATTCTGAGGATTGCTAAAATTTCAAAATCGGTTAGTCGGGAAAGGCACAGAATGACGGCTTTTGTACGGTTTGAGAAAATGCAGGATGAAGTTTTTTTTGCTAAAATTGATCCGGATTTTAATGTTTTACCTTTGATAAGAACTCATTTTAAAAACCGATATCAGGATCAGAAATGGATGATTTACGATCTGAGAAGAAATTATGGACTTCTTTATGACCTGGAAACCTGTGATTTCTTTTATCCGGAAGAAAAGATCGATTTGAACAAATATCAGCAGAAATTTCATGATGAGGAAAAAAATTATCAGACACTGTGGCAACGGTATTTCTTCAAAACAAATATTGTTGAGCGAAAGAATCTAAAACTGCACATTCAGCATGTTCCGAAAAGATACTGGAAATATTTAATTGAAAAAAACTAA
- a CDS encoding mechanosensitive ion channel family protein: MEYGLSYVDTVYKVLQNWYIAFARLTPKLIVGILVFFFFLLSSKYLSKVAVKVMHKLFPKSKREGSILTVIGIFRFIIVLMGSFIALEIMGFSGFLWKFIGSLGVAGVIAGVALKDLVSSIFSGMLIGIDKAFKVGDYIIIGGNSGTVIEIGFLTTKIISDDGKKVYIPNQVIFNAPFSNITASPQRKIILDFEIPADEDITKAQSGILEVIKNLDNIDKIESSEVIFTNLKQGIFTLQAKFWIAVGANMLQIKSEALMKIKSRLDEDQIPLLTPTSINITNTSTSDSTKEELQ; this comes from the coding sequence ATGGAATATGGTTTGAGTTACGTAGACACAGTTTACAAAGTTTTACAAAACTGGTATATTGCTTTCGCACGACTCACTCCGAAGCTTATTGTAGGAATTCTTGTATTTTTCTTTTTTCTTCTTAGTAGCAAATATCTGAGTAAAGTTGCTGTAAAAGTAATGCACAAGCTTTTTCCTAAAAGCAAGAGAGAAGGATCAATATTGACAGTTATTGGTATTTTCCGTTTTATTATTGTCTTGATGGGCTCATTTATCGCTTTGGAAATAATGGGTTTTAGCGGTTTCCTATGGAAATTTATTGGAAGTCTGGGAGTTGCGGGTGTGATTGCCGGAGTTGCTTTAAAAGATTTGGTTTCAAGTATTTTTTCCGGTATGCTGATTGGGATCGATAAAGCCTTCAAAGTTGGAGACTACATTATTATCGGAGGCAATTCTGGAACTGTAATAGAAATAGGATTTCTTACGACAAAAATAATAAGCGACGACGGTAAAAAAGTTTATATCCCGAATCAGGTAATTTTCAATGCTCCCTTCTCAAACATTACAGCTTCACCTCAGCGAAAAATAATCTTAGATTTTGAAATTCCCGCAGATGAAGACATTACAAAAGCACAATCCGGGATTCTAGAAGTCATCAAAAATTTAGACAATATTGACAAAATTGAAAGTTCTGAAGTTATTTTCACTAACTTAAAACAGGGAATCTTTACTTTACAGGCAAAATTCTGGATTGCCGTTGGTGCCAATATGCTTCAGATAAAAAGTGAGGCACTTATGAAAATTAAGAGTCGTCTCGACGAAGACCAAATTCCGCTGCTGACGCCTACAAGTATAAATATTACCAATACTTCAACATCTGATTCGACAAAAGAGGAGTTACAATAA
- a CDS encoding TonB-dependent siderophore receptor, with the protein MNRNIISLGFLVIAASVNAQMKYNPESDTIRIQTIEDVNLHKTGNPNTAKPATTKSNLTVMENPQAISIVTHEIIEQQQAKQLSDVLQNVNGVYVTSSRGGSQDSFGGRGFIFGNDNIYKNGARVNSGVFPEVSGLERVEVLKGATAMLYGNAAAGGIINLVTKKPKFNFGGSVGMNAGSWNSYKPTVDIYGPISKNVAFRINGAYEYAESFRDVVQSTKYYFNPSFLFNLGEKSQLIIEADYLKNDLTPDFGIGSITNKDQSYQLIDWLPRNTFFGTDWQYQNVQQASTNVTFNHQINDKWTLNASASYQNYTKDYFSTERVQWTYDKIFPNRLSWNTPLNKTYNEQNYGSAQVNVNGDFNTGKINHKVLIGADADYGQSDANAYNLIQAPTNILYLDDPSSWDNGSLAMPDSNLNTKTRTTARRVGVYVQDFVSLTKEFKVLAGLRWSYIENMPSILTRFTTNVKTEVLNSATSDNAFSPKIGFVYMPNDNFSAFATYTNSFATNAGYTSDAVNNLDTSGSLQTVQGRVAILPKQGIKPTTVDQYEVGVKKNIWHNAVAVNVTLYQILYHNFYQTYFYVESPSGAPQTPDTNLKEFAGKMRSRGVEVDITGNPTENISIIGGFSYNNSVYLDTPEKGYVEKQRLVRTPATTANASVFYKFTNYVPGLKAGIGVYYIGDRIAGWNDSKSTNITRKDVSRMMDLKDYTTFSLSLGYDWRKFTLQAKVGNLFDVVNYNVHENYSVNPITPRNYYFTLTYRL; encoded by the coding sequence ATGAATAGAAACATTATTTCTTTAGGTTTTCTTGTTATTGCAGCATCTGTAAATGCTCAAATGAAATATAATCCTGAATCTGATACTATTAGAATTCAAACCATTGAAGACGTGAATCTTCATAAAACAGGAAACCCGAACACAGCGAAGCCAGCAACTACAAAATCTAATCTAACGGTAATGGAAAATCCGCAGGCGATTTCTATTGTTACCCATGAGATTATTGAGCAGCAGCAAGCTAAGCAACTAAGCGATGTTCTGCAAAATGTAAACGGAGTGTATGTGACTTCTTCGCGAGGTGGCTCTCAAGACAGTTTCGGAGGTCGCGGTTTTATTTTTGGAAACGATAATATCTATAAAAACGGAGCCAGAGTAAATAGTGGGGTTTTCCCTGAAGTGAGCGGTCTTGAAAGAGTGGAAGTTTTGAAAGGTGCAACTGCAATGCTTTACGGAAATGCCGCAGCGGGAGGCATCATCAATTTGGTTACCAAAAAACCTAAATTCAATTTTGGAGGAAGTGTAGGAATGAACGCCGGAAGCTGGAATTCTTACAAACCGACGGTCGACATCTACGGACCAATTTCTAAGAACGTTGCATTCAGAATCAATGGTGCTTATGAATATGCGGAAAGTTTCAGAGATGTTGTACAATCTACAAAATACTATTTCAACCCCTCATTTTTATTTAATTTAGGTGAAAAATCTCAATTAATAATTGAGGCTGATTATCTTAAAAATGATCTTACTCCGGATTTCGGAATCGGTTCGATTACCAACAAAGATCAGAGCTACCAACTAATTGATTGGTTACCGAGAAATACTTTTTTCGGAACCGACTGGCAATATCAAAATGTACAGCAAGCATCAACAAACGTAACTTTTAATCATCAAATCAATGACAAATGGACGCTGAATGCTTCTGCATCGTATCAAAATTATACGAAAGATTATTTTTCAACAGAAAGAGTTCAGTGGACTTACGATAAAATTTTTCCCAACAGACTTTCCTGGAATACACCGCTAAATAAAACTTATAACGAACAAAACTATGGTTCTGCGCAAGTGAACGTGAATGGAGATTTCAATACAGGAAAAATAAATCATAAGGTATTAATAGGTGCAGATGCAGACTACGGACAATCTGATGCGAATGCTTACAATTTAATTCAAGCTCCTACCAACATATTATATTTGGATGACCCAAGTTCTTGGGACAATGGAAGTTTAGCAATGCCAGATTCTAATTTAAATACAAAGACAAGAACAACAGCAAGACGAGTTGGGGTTTATGTTCAGGATTTTGTTAGTTTAACAAAAGAATTTAAAGTACTTGCAGGTCTTCGCTGGTCGTATATCGAAAATATGCCAAGCATACTTACTCGTTTTACCACAAATGTAAAAACTGAAGTATTAAATTCGGCGACATCCGACAATGCTTTTTCTCCAAAAATTGGCTTCGTCTATATGCCAAATGATAATTTTTCAGCATTTGCGACGTATACCAATTCATTTGCGACCAATGCAGGGTATACTTCTGATGCGGTGAACAATTTAGATACCTCAGGATCTTTGCAAACAGTACAAGGAAGAGTAGCAATATTGCCTAAACAAGGGATAAAACCTACCACCGTAGATCAATACGAAGTGGGAGTTAAGAAAAATATCTGGCACAATGCAGTAGCGGTTAACGTTACGCTTTATCAGATTTTATATCATAACTTCTATCAAACATATTTCTATGTTGAGTCTCCTAGCGGAGCTCCTCAAACACCAGACACAAATTTAAAAGAGTTTGCAGGAAAAATGAGAAGCCGCGGCGTGGAAGTAGATATTACCGGAAATCCTACTGAAAACATTTCTATTATCGGAGGTTTTTCTTACAACAACTCTGTATATTTAGACACACCAGAAAAAGGGTATGTAGAAAAGCAGAGATTAGTAAGAACACCCGCAACTACTGCAAATGCGTCTGTATTTTATAAATTCACCAATTATGTTCCTGGTCTGAAAGCGGGAATCGGAGTTTATTATATTGGCGACAGAATTGCAGGATGGAACGATTCTAAATCTACGAATATCACCAGAAAAGATGTCAGCAGAATGATGGATCTTAAAGATTACACTACCTTTTCCTTATCTTTAGGATACGACTGGAGAAAATTCACATTACAGGCAAAAGTAGGAAACTTGTTTGATGTCGTTAATTATAATGTGCACGAAAATTATTCCGTAAACCCTATCACACCAAGAAATTACTATTTCACATTAACATACAGACTTTAG